From Nitrospirota bacterium:
AGACCAGCGATAGACTTCGCACCCACTTATTAATCATGTCATTGCGAGCACCGAAGGGTGCGTGGCAATCTTATCGTAAAGTCTTGAGATTGCTTCACTTTGTTCGCAATGACAGCTTTCTAACTCTGTTCTTGGGCCGTTACTTAAATCCAAAATGATGAAAATTCGCTTAATGTTCTTTGGACTCTTTTTTCTCCTTTTTGCGGCAATGATTCAAGCAGAACCCCTGCCGCTTTCACTCGATGATTTAGCGAAGATTTTTTCCACCTATTTCCCTAAAATCGAAGGGATGCTCTCCCATCTTGACGGAAAAACAGGCACCATTAATTTAGGGGAAAAAAATGGGCTGGTGAAAGGGATGGTTTTAACCATTTTTCGGCCGGGCGAACCCTTTTATAACCCGGTCACAAAGGAAGAGATGGGAAAATTTGAAAAAAATATCGGGTTTATCGAACTGACCGCGGTTGCTGACGATAAAAGTCAAGGAACTTTGTTGATTCATAACGGCCAGGACGCAAGGCCGGAAGACCGGGTTAGAATCAGCGCCGGGAGAATTCCTGTTTCGGTTAGCGGAGCGCCGGAAAAAGACAATTTGGTTTTAATGGATACCTTTTCAAGATTTCTCCTCGAAACAGACCGTTTTTTAATTCCCTCTTTTTCTAAAACGACAAACGAGGTTTCTCATTCAACGGAAAACGAGCCGATTTTTGAGTTTAAGGTCAAATCCTTTCCCAATCAGACGATTCAGATTGAGCTTTTGAATCGACCGTTTAACCATCCGATTGAACAATTAACAGGCGCTGCAGGGAAACTTCAAGAATAAGATGAGCAATCAAAAACAAACCTCGTTAGAGAATCTCTCGGAAAAAGAACTCATCGTCTTAGTCAAGAACGGTGTTTCGCCCCGGCATATCGCTGTCATAATGGATGGAAACGGGCGGTGGGCGGAAAAAAAAGGCCTCACCCGGATTTCCGGCCATAGGGAAGGAATCCATTCGGTTCGGGAAATCATTACGCTTTGTCGTGAACTTGAAATCGACACCCTTACGATTTATGCCTTTTCCGTCGAGAATTGGAAAAGGCCGGCGTTAGAAATTAAGACGCTGATGTGTTTGTTGGAGGAATATCTTAAAAAAGAGCTGAAAACCTTAATGGATAATGACATTCGGTTCCGCACGCTGGGACGTATTGAAGAACTTCCGCTATCGGTGATTCAATATATTAAAAAAGTGGAACGAGAAACCAGAAATAACAAAAAAATGAGGTTGAATATAGCCCTAAACTACGGCGGGAGAAGTGAAATTATTGATGCGATCGTCAAATTTAATGACGATGTCCAGAAAGGGACCCGGGCGTATAAAGAGTTGGACGAAAACCTTTTTTCAAACTATCTTTATACGGAAGGGCTGCCTGATCCGGATTTAATGATACGGACAAGCGGAGAAGAACGGATTAGCAATTTTTTACTCTGGCAAATGGCCTATACCGAGCTTTATTTTACCAAAACCTTATGGCCTGATTTTAGGCGAAAAAACCTGCTTTTGGCAATTCTCGATTTTCAAAGGAGGGAAAGGCGGTTCGGAAAAGTTGTCCCGGAAATCTACTCTGATCCGCAAAACGTTAAGCTATGATCAAACGCTTAATTGTGGCCTTTATTTTTCTTCCGCTTTTTTATCTTCTCGTAACTTTTCAACACACTCTTCTATTTTCGTTTTTTATAACCCTGATCTCCAGTTTAGGTCTTTTTGAATTTTTCCGCCTCTATTTTAAAGAGAAAAAACATGGGGTCATCGTCATTGGTGAGACGGCGGCCCTTCTATTGATGGCGGGATTTTACGTAGAAGGAATCGATCCGAAAGGGATTGAAGCCATGATTTCTCCATTTATTTTATCGACATTTCTTTCGTTCGGAATTCTCTTTTTACTAACCGCGCATCTTTTCGCGGACAGGGAATCTTTTTTTTTATCCGTCTCCATCATGGGAACGGGACTTTTATATGTGACCTGGTTCCTCGGCCATCTGATCCTCATTCGCTCTCTGGATCAAGGCGCTATGTATATCTTTTTTCTCGCGATGGTCACCTGGGGAACCGATTCGGGCGCCCTGTTTGTAGGTAAGTCAATCGGTAAACGAAAGGTAGCTCCTGCCGTAAGTCCGAATAAAACGGTTGAAGGGGCCATCGGAGGCCTTGTTTTTGGAATTCTTCTGGCCCTGATTTCGCGTGTCTGGTTTTTACCCGTTTTCTCTTTAAAAGAAACCATTGGATTGGCGTTTGTTATGAGCGTTGCTGGCCAAATCGGTGATTTGGTGGAATCAATGTTCAAAAGGGCCAACCAGGTTAAGGATTCCAGCCATCTCCTCCCCGGACATGGGGGGATTCTCGATAAGATTGATA
This genomic window contains:
- a CDS encoding isoprenyl transferase; its protein translation is MSNQKQTSLENLSEKELIVLVKNGVSPRHIAVIMDGNGRWAEKKGLTRISGHREGIHSVREIITLCRELEIDTLTIYAFSVENWKRPALEIKTLMCLLEEYLKKELKTLMDNDIRFRTLGRIEELPLSVIQYIKKVERETRNNKKMRLNIALNYGGRSEIIDAIVKFNDDVQKGTRAYKELDENLFSNYLYTEGLPDPDLMIRTSGEERISNFLLWQMAYTELYFTKTLWPDFRRKNLLLAILDFQRRERRFGKVVPEIYSDPQNVKL
- a CDS encoding phosphatidate cytidylyltransferase, which codes for MIKRLIVAFIFLPLFYLLVTFQHTLLFSFFITLISSLGLFEFFRLYFKEKKHGVIVIGETAALLLMAGFYVEGIDPKGIEAMISPFILSTFLSFGILFLLTAHLFADRESFFLSVSIMGTGLLYVTWFLGHLILIRSLDQGAMYIFFLAMVTWGTDSGALFVGKSIGKRKVAPAVSPNKTVEGAIGGLVFGILLALISRVWFLPVFSLKETIGLAFVMSVAGQIGDLVESMFKRANQVKDSSHLLPGHGGILDKIDSFIFTGPVLYYYLVYFRPV